ggaaaacaacagaatgggaaagactagagatctcaagaaaattagagataccaaggggacatttcatgcaaagatgggctcgataaaggacagaaatggtatggatctaacagaagcagaagatactaagaagaggtggcgagaatacacagaactgtataaaaaagagcttcacgacccagataatcacgatggtgtgatcactcacctagagccagacatcctggaatgtgaagtcaaatgggccttagaaagcatcactacgaacaaagctagtggaggtgatggaattccagttgagctattatgGTTCATTTTATCACTTTCTGGAAGGACAGAAGTTGAAGGTGACATCAGCTTTCTCCTTAGATGTGTTCAGGCAAATTGTACAGGTCCTTTTATTTTTGTGGTGAAAGGCTGGAAAGTTGAAGAGGAAATTGGGGCAGGGAGCTGTGTGACTCTCAGGTCCTTGGTGACTTTCAGCACCTGCAGGTCTCTGAGCTGTCTGTGTCTGGCCGGGGTGATTATGAGGAATTGAGATCCCTGTGCGCAGCTGACTCAAAGGAGGTCCTCACTCAGCCCTACTCCTTAGGTCTTTAAGACAGAGTATAGGGTCTCTTCCGGCggttcccagtggggaggggggaggggaggcgctGCTGAGTTGGTGAGGTCAAGCTGAAGAGGGTGAGGGAGGCATGGAGGACTCCAGCGTCATCCTGGGGGAGAAAGAAGTGGGAGGGGGTGAGACAGCAGAGGGGAAGGGGTCCCATCTCAGAGCCACGATCCCACAGCTGATCCCCTACTGACACCACAGTCCCTCTGTCCATCCACCCCACCTCCTCCAACTTCCCTCTCATGCTTTCAGGCCCTAACCGGAGCTGCTTATGTCATTGTTGTGCTCTGGTTTTATATGTTGTCTTAGAAAAAAACAAGGTGTACTGGAGTCAGGTGACCAGGCAGCCAGGGTAGAGAAACGGGCAGGGGCTCCAGCAGTGAGGTCATCTCTAGATCAGGACCAGGGTCTCAGGGGAGGGTGGGTGaggcaggggagagaggaggatgcTAAGGACacctgtggggggagggggtgtggggaggagaaggaagaccCAGGTGAGAGCGGGGATGATGGCTGCAGGGCTTACCTTTATTCCCGATGTTCTCATAATTCTCTTCCATGTGTTTGAAGGACTCTCTGAGTGGGAACAGGAGGGCAGTGATGTGTCAGAGTCTGGGCAGAAAAGAGCTACCACCTGCCTCGGGCTGCTCCTCTCACTGGGGGCTCTGTGACCTGCCTGGTCACACTCGGAGATGAAGGCAGAGGTTTGAGGCTCTCAGACGGAGGCTGTCTGGATGGGGATGAGGGGCCATTTGCAGTGTAGCCCCGTCCCTGAGAGCTGACTGGGGTGCACTCTTGTAGAGAAGCAGCTTTATtgaggggagcagggaggagaagcaggaggggGTGCCTGTCCTCTGTGGCAGCGCCTGTGTCCAAACTGGAGCGTGAGAACCAGGGAGCTTCTCTCTGGTCCCCTGGGAGACTCCCGAGGAGACGCCATCCGGGGAGGGGTCCCAGGAGGACACTGTCAAGAGTCAGGAAGGCTAGAAAGGAGGAAAGGGCTGTGAGAAGGAAAAGCCTGGACGTGGCAGAGAGGATGAGAAAGGAAAGCGGTGGGTGGTGAGGAGggtgagaggaaaggaagaggagccGGGGCCAGAAGAGAGGGAGCCAGGCTGGGGGCGGAGGGAAGCTGCTCTAAGGAGAGACAGGGCGGAGCAGCCAGAGGCCCCGAGTCACAGGGCAAAGGAGGAGCAAGAAAGGGGACAGAgcatggaggaggctggtgtgtTCTGGAAGGATGGTGTTCAAGGGGAAGACAAACCAGGATGAACAGAGGGAAAGGCTGAGACCTGAGGATGGAAGGAGGAAAGGCGGGTGCCAGAGACAGACAAAGGGAGATGTTCTGGGGTAGAGTCAGAGAAAGTGCTGGGGCATGGCTCTGACTGTTTAAGGATCGGGAGcctcagaaagtgaagagcctgGCCTTTGGGGACTTGGGGGGATGTGGATGGAGGTCCAGGAGGGGAGGCCCGTGAAAGGCTCCCTGGTGCTGCGCTTGGGAGGAAACTTCTTGCTCATAAAATAgcactccccacctcccccccacccatACTGGAGGACAAGCGCTCACCTGGCTGGGGTCCTGGCTTCAGTCTGCACACCTGTAGGAGGACCAACAGCGAGTCACTGTGCCATCCACGGAGGCCTGTCTCCTCCCTGCTTATCTGCCCCATCCCAGCTGAAACCTCCCTGGGAAGGGCTCAGGACTCAGAGCTGACCTCCTCCTCCCCAGTGGCACCCCGAGGCTGCCTGCACCTGTGCTGCCTTGTCTTCCACACCAGTCAGGAGAGCAGCTCTTCCCGCACCCAGAGCCCTGTCACCCTCTGACACGGTGGTCTTGACCTCCCCCCAATTCAGGCTACCTCAGGTCCACTCAGCCAAATCCTGGactcattttctttcctctttctttttaatcacTGCAACTGGGAACTCTGACAGAGCAAACACTAGTATTTTTATGCTCAGCTATCTTTCTGGCTGTCTTCAGTCATCATCCCTCTGTACCTGTACGTGACCTCACTGCACTCTTGTCCTGATGATCCACTCTCTCAGGTTACCCAAGCCCCCTGCTGAGCCCTCTCCTCTCCACCTGTGCCCTCCCATGGGCTCCCTGATCCCCTGGGTCGCCCTGTGCTTCTGCCACATTTGTTGACACGTCTCCAATCATGGATGCTCCCTGAGGCAGGGGATACTGTTTGTTGCCCCATATCCACTCTTCCTTGTTCAGTTACAGAAACTTGATTATATCTAGAGTGGCTGGGTGCCCCCCAACAGACAGATGTAGGATCTATAACTAAATCTAACATATAAGGGACTTCCcaagtagtccagtggttaagaatctgtcttccaatgcaagggacacaggttcaatccctgggtggtgggggtggggtggggtggggtgcaggtaacaaatcccacaagctgcacagggCACctaagcccgagtgccacaaGGAGAAAGCCTGCGGGCCACAACGAAGAacatcctccccccacccccacaaaaaaCGACAGCAACCATCAtttaagtaaaacattttttaaatatcaccAATAAGACATAAGGGGAAGTTGTGGGTAGGACTTGACAAAGGCTCTTTAAAAGGAGGACAGACAGCTGGGGAATAGTCTTTTTGTTCTTTCATCCTGATTGGATTCAGAAATAATGGCTGGAATTCTAGCAGCCATAATGAACCATGAGGTGGCCTTCAGGAGAGAAGCCAAAATGCAGAACAGTGAACAGAAAGGTAGGAATCTCCGTGCTTATGGATGGCAGCTTCTGCTCTCTGGCTCCACATTCTTTTATATGAGGGGGAAAAAGTAAGCTCTGTGTTATTTAACTTAACCATTCCTTCTGGATTTTGGTGCTAACAGTTGTATGCAAATTCTAACCAGTAATTCCTAAATGTTTCTAAACCTGCATGCTTGAATACTGCTGGGGGAAGACATAACTATGTGCAATGATGTTTCTACCCATTTGTGGTTTCTCATCTGAGTTGATCCTCaaataccattttgcatttccacagtGACTATGTCACATTTTCTCTTCATCTCTGACCCTCATCCTCACTCTCAGGAGACAACCACTATGGTTTTCACTCTGCAGAATTAAAAAACCAATTTGTATGTAgttgaatttataaatatttttatttatgacttTGGATATTTTGTCATACTTAGTCCAGTCATCTTCAACCCATGGTTGTAAAATAGTTTCACCTGCTTTCTACTAGCACTAGGGTtaatttttcctcatttatatcTTCAATTTTGGTGCAAATTATAAGGCAGGGAGCTAATATTATTCTTTCTCAGCTGTGACTCCAGAAATACTCATTCTTCCTCCTTGATTAGAAATGCTTCCTTTTAACCTACTAAATTCCTGCGTATATTTGGATCTGTGTTTACCCTGCTTGTAtctgatttttcacttttattccatTTGTTTACCTATATAATCCAgaattacataattttaattgttGTAGCTTAATTATAAGTGCTCATGCTCATATAGTGCTTACTCTGCAGCAGGATCTATTCTAAATGCCTTTTGTTTGTCATGACAACACCAGGGAAGTACTgttttcattcccattttaccGATCAGTAAGTTCAGGCTCACAGCAGTAGTATTAGTGTGCCAGAGTTTACCAGGCCAGAGTGTGAAGCAGGATTTGGCTGCAGGCATGCCCAATTCTGTGCTTTTCAATCTCTGAGCTTTACAATCTGACAGGGCTCATCACTcactacaaattttaaaaattatttatgtacttattttgcTATGCCATGTCTTGTTGCAACAAAAGGGACCTGTGTTTGTCATGCATGATCTTCCCTGTGATGCACTGACTGTCtagcagtgcatgggcttcagtaattctggcatgcaggcttagctgctctgcagcatttgggatcttagttctgccaccagggatcaaacctgcatccccggcattgcaaggctgattcttaaccactggaccactagggaagtccccatattgcaaattaaaaaaaatatttcaaatcagtTTTGGAGTTTGTTGTGGCATAAATAGTTAATGCCTCTTGCCCTGTGGTCTCTTTCATCTGTAAATACATACATCCAAATTTCTGATGGGCATCTCTACTCAGATGCCAAACAAACACAAACCATCCCAAACTCAAGAATCATTCTCTCCCAATCATGGTCCTTGACCTCCTCTGCTCCCTAATTTACTTGGTGATCTCACCATGGCCTCGTTTGCCCAAGTTGGAAACATGGGACTTATTCCCACTCCTTCACCCTCACACCAATGCAATCACCAAGTCATACTGGTTTTCTCTCTTAAACTTTTCCAGGATCTGGCCTCTCCCTCCATGCACACAGACACGGTAGGTCCCAAATTTGATAGCACATGAATGCCACCTGAGGAGGTCACTAAAAATTCAGATTCCCAAGCTCAGACCCCAGGTCCAGCAGGAACTTGCATTTTAACTGAGCACCCCTGGTCATCTCGTGCAGTAGGTTCTGAGAAACACCGAGCTGGGAATCTTGGGGAGAGGTTAGGGGTCCCGGACCACTTACCTTTGCTTCTCTTCCACCCGAGGTACACAGTCAGTCCCATGATTGGGATCTTGAGCAACACAACGCTGGCCAGCACCAACCCGACTATAGCTTCCATGGTCAGGGACCACAACTTGGAACTCTTTTTGCCCTCTGAGCCCCTGAGGCCagctctggtggtggtggtggcaggacCCCAGGTGGTTGTCTTGCTGCCTGAAAAATATGCAAATTCTTCACTAAAGGGCTGGAGGTATCTGGGTGAAGCTGTCACATCTTGTTCCTTAGTTTGGGGAAAggggggagtggggagcaggTCTCTGAAGCTCTCCCACAGGGAGCTGAGTAACAAGAGGTGACAATGGAAGCTCTGAATCCTCTTCACATCTTTAAAATCCTGACTCTACCACTGATCAGTGCTATGACCTCAGAACCTCATTTTACCACCTACTCATAGGTGAACTAAATCACaggataaaaaattatttattgtggtaaaagacACATAACATGAaaattactattttaaccatatttaactgtatagttcagtggcattaagtacattcacactatTGTACAAGTCTCACCTccatccatctcctgaatttttcaccttcatAAACTGAAGCTCTGTCCCCCAATtccccttccccccagcccctgccccagcagTCTTCTTTCTGATTCTGTGAATATGACTGTTCTAGGGACCTCctgtaagtggaatcaaacagtatttgtctgtacCTAATGTATACTGGAATGCATTTCTAAGGTTAACTTAATTTCTAAGTCCTACAGACAGATTGTACCTCTTTTAatagacaatttaaaaattacttaatacCCCACTAAAGGGAAGAAAATCCCAAGTTCCAGTGAAGTCTTCCAGTTAGTGTGgaccaaattcatgtccactcttattagaaattaataataaaagtgtAAATACCATCCCTCAACtaagattttcaaatttaaatattatttaattttactaaCATATCAGATAATATCAGTGATAGGAATGCAAGTTAAAACCCTACAAAACTAAAGCTTCTATacactttcattattttaaatgtgaagatgctttaaatgaatgaaagattaGTATCCAAGAAACGAGTAACGAAAATAGTGAGGAGGCAGCTCTAAGGACACTTGTAGTTTGAAAGTAATGAAAACCTATACTGGATACATATTTAAGGAAATAGAAcagcagaaggaatgaaaaatgcAGGAGGCacttagagaaaaacaaaccagaaagaaGATAAGACTCATAAATCTAACAGTGTCAAAAGagtattgaaatcatacatgCATTGAGAAAATCATTGAGAAATCTACAAAGCTCTGTGAAATGGCTGATTTTCTAAgacaaaaattgaaaagaattaaaaagtagTAAACTTTAATGGGCAGACAAAGAAGAAATTGAGGACAGTTTTAAAGAACTACCTTTTGTAGAGATTTCAGCTCAGAAGGTTTAATGGCTAAATTCTTGTGAAAATTCAAGGAGTGAATAATTCCCAGACAGAAGGTTCCAGAACATAGAAAAATGATGCAATTCTAATTccaaaacttccagatgtacaagctgggttttgaggaggaagatcatggagaaagcaagggagttccagaaaaacagcttctTCAGGTTCATTGACtaactaaagcctttgactgtgtggatcacaactaactgtggaaaattcttatagagatgggAGTTCCAggtcaccttacctgtctctcaGAAACCTGTGTGCGGGTCTAGgaggaacagttagaacctgacatggaacaaatTGACTGGTTTGGAAAAATTGGAAAGGAGCACGACAAGGCTATGTAGTGttaccctccttatttaacttctatgcagagtacatcatatgaaatgccgggctggatgaagcacaagctggaatcaagattgctgggagaaatatcaacaacctcagatatgcagatactatCACTCTAATGGCATTAAGTGCAgcgcctggagggctgcagtccatggggtagctgcgggtcggacgcgactgagcgacttcactttcacttttcactttcatgcattggagagggaaatggcaacccactccagtgttgttgcctggagaatcccagggacaggggagcctggtgggctgccgtctatggggtcgcacagagtcggaaatggctggggcgacttagcagcagtagcagcagcaatgaggacGAATGAAAgacaagaatgaaaaagctggcttgaaactcaatattaaaaaatctaagatcatggcatctggtcccatcacttcatggcaaacaaaaggagaaaaaatgagagcagtgatagattttattttcctgggctccaaaatcactgtggatggtgactgcagccatgaagtgaaATTTccttccttgctccttggaaggatagctatgacaaacctagatagcatattaaaaagcagagatgtcactttgctgcaaaggtctgtatggtcaaagctatgatttttccagtagtcgtgtacagatgtgagagctggatcataaagtaggctgagcagTGAacaattgacacttttgaactatggtgttggagaagactcttgagagtcccttggactgcaaggagatcaagccagtcagtcctaaaggaaattaagcctgaatattcattgtaaggactgatgcttaagttgAAGCTCCAAATACTTTGGGCCcctcacctgatgcaaagagccaactcactggaaaagaccctggtgctgggaaagattgaaggcgggaggagataggggtggcagaggataaaatggctaTATAGCAtgagtgactcaatggacatgaatctgagcaaactatgggagaaGAGTggagtgccggggtccagccccggtggatccagggaattcgaagcagggacggtgtcggcgaagatcaggaaacaactgcttaattaaactttaattaaggatataaagagtaatagaataaggatagctcagtgaggaaattcagtggagaaaagaggctgaaataaggatagctcagtgaggaaattcagtggagaaaaaaggctgaataattcagccagaaggtgagagaaagaatgacatggggagaccaagtttcggtgaacaaggcccgcacttcattttccaaagtagtttttaataccttaagttatgcatagaggataatgggggaaggggtagagtcctgcagcaagccaggctttcttccagcaaacttatcatatgcaaaagcttaggtgatttgcatcatcttctggcccggaggcctgttaacattttaagaccctttcttcagaaaacttacttttctctaaaggtgattggtcaggagccaccctccaaaagcattagataaagttgcattcctacagagcaaaggtgtggtgggctataacaagaaaaagaattaactcaagggtcccaggttacaaacattaaagctactacttacaccaattatattaatcaatacactgccagggacacagcaggtaaaggatatggaaacttagcagcaaacattggcccaacaagtgaaaatcccttcaccaatacaatttctaatccatcttttaactgctcaaagaatctgtatttagacagtttagaacatctcatgcctctcacagttgggaggctctgaacaatcacatgtggccggaaaaacctattcaggcaggctagaggacttccaaaggagtttgtaggttgaaacactgtcacacccaggaattattaactggagctgtaagctaactcttttttcagagagaggtagtgggggacagccccccgtaaagtcagaggtgtaggtgaaagcacaaagcagaaagtaggcagactctggtttgggggggtagatgctcgagaatttccaggggaactcctgaggcttgatcccgcctttgcgtatgccaagcctccttcctcgtaacctttgccacgggcggagctcgctctggctagctacagtccatgaggttgaaaagagtcagactcgtCTAAGTTACTGGacagcaacaaaaacataaaCGTTATGCTAATCTGCCATCATAATCTGGACTGCTtcataccctccttcagggatattcagttcagctcagttgctcagtcgtgtctgacacttggcaatcccatggactgcagcacgccaagcttccctgtccatcaccaactcccggagcttactcaaactcatgtccatcaagtcggtgatgccatccaaccatctcatcctctgtcatccccttctcctcctgctttcaatctttcccagcagggaTATTAGGGGTTCACATTTATGACCCTTTAAGGGGGTTTGTAGCATGAATTGCTTTCCTCCTGGTTGTCCCCATTGCTGGCTTAGGGTTTAACTCCTGTGATCTCCTGAGTTACATACATCTATTTCCAGCTTCCCAATTTTGTTTTTGTCCTCCTAGATCacaaattttttgttgttgctggttTTTGTCTTAAAAACTCCCTTCGCTGTCATTCATTAGATTTTGAGAGGGAGTGGAGATAAATATGTGCATATAACTCTCCATCTTGGTCAAAACGTATGCTTTACTTTCACAacttaaattataaaaagtaaacattCAAAAGATAATGTTACAcactaataataaaaacaaagaatggaGAGGAAGTTAGggaattagaaaaggaagaagagggatCTAAGGAGGCCAAAAACCTCTCAGAAAAGGTCATTTAAGGAAATATGGAGAAGACACAGGAAATATTAATTCAAGGCTGTCTCAGTGAATTCAGATTCTGAGTCACTATCTGTTTGCTTTGAAATCAGCATAGTGGTCAAGAAGGGGCAGTCGTTTTCCAAGGGAGGAGTCTGAGAGAGTGCCCTTCCCAGGCCAGAGCCATCATCCCTGGTGGACACTGTTTAGAATTTCCAGCACAAGTGATTATTAAAGCAAACTATCTTAGTCAATCACTAGTTTTCTAAAAAGTTATAGACAATAACCCCCTTACTGCCTGTGACTGTCAGAGAGGACCCCACCCCCGTTGCTCTGGAGACAAATAAATTGAGGTTAAATAAATTGAGGTTCAAGTTCCGACGGCCCACTGAGTGACAGAGGGAGATCTGTTAATGCAACACATCCATTGTTAGGTTAAAAATACTCAGGACAACGAGATGACAGGTCAGTAGGTGAGGTTGAGAGGCTCATGGTTTAGAGAAGAGGTTCTGGGATTAAACTGGGGTCAAACCCCGCCTGCACCAGGAGTGACGGGGCAGGTGTTTGCTGTCCGAGGACGACAGCAGGACCAACTGTTACATAGGGTCATGGGGAAGGTCAGTTGGGGCGATGCTGCTAAGGTGTCCCCCTGGGATGCAGGGCACAGTCAGGGGAGCTGCTGGGACTGCTGCCTTGTCATGACCAGGACAGAGGGGCACGGTCAGGGTGGACACAGGGACAGGGTGACTGGAACCACATGGGGGGGTGGTggtaagagagggaaggaggtaaAGGGaatggaagaagggagaaagagaaggaaagcgAGGAGAGATAAACCGAGGGAAGGATGGTTGAACTGATGTTCTGGGGTTCagagcagagaaggaaggggagatggGAAAAGGTGATGGGGCACGGGGCCCCTCGGCACCTGCTGTGTGTGTGGGCTGAGCTCATGGCTGGGGGGACAGACATGGGGCAGCTGAGGCTCCACACAGGACTCAGGACAAAGGGGAGGAGCCACACCCTGAGGATGTCAAGTCACCTGGAGGACGTGGGGTGAGGTCAGGGGGCTGGGTGGAGCCCAGCTTGGAGCAGGAAGGGAGGACAGCTGGGAGCACAGAGGGTGCAGGATCTGGGGTAGGGGAGGGGCTGGATctggagggcagagagggagaTGGGCAAGGGAGGTGGTCCAGGGTTGGGGAAGATTAAGGTGAAAAGGGTAAAGTTGGCAGagccctggggaggagaggggagaagggagaggagttTGAGAGAAGAGTCAGAAGGAGGGGCCTAAGCCACATCTAGGGCTGAGGCACCAGTGGCCTCCAAGAGCCTCAGGCAGGACAGCTGGACTCACGGGGGGTGATGGTGAGTTTGGTCCCCTCGATGGACTGCCACTCCTTCTTGCCATCTCTCAGTGTGTCCAACTGCACCCGGCAGAAGTACACAGACTCGTCCTCCCTCCGCAGGTTTGAGATCCAGAGGGAGCCGTTCTTCTCAGGCTCTGCCCAGTTCAGGATGAGCCGGTTCTTGAAATTCTTGTGGGTGAACAGAGGGGTCATGTTGTAGATGAACTCCCCATGGTAGTGTTTCCATCTCCAGGATATTCTCATGTTGGGATCCTTGGCTAATTCCCAGGggtgagagaaggagaaggggatgaggatgGAGCCACCCTCAGGGGCTGAGAGATCCCTTGGTTGCTTCATCTCATGGTGTTGCTGTGAATTTCTTTGTGCCCGGTGAcctagaggagggagggagagactcTGAAGCCACCAGGAGAGACACAGAAGGTGACCCCACCATCGGGCACCCTCACCTGCAGGGGGACGTGCGACGGGGTAGGACTGGCCCTCTGGCCTGCGTGATACCCTCTCCAGGCTTGGGGCAGGCGGGAGGGTGAGGGGTTGGGGGACCCAGCACTGTGGGACCCGCCCTTTATTTGTTGGGGGTGGGAGGCCTGGCCAGCTACCCCAGGGGACCCTTCTACACACACCCAGCCACAGCTCCTCCCTGGGGTCCCTGGCAGAGCAGGACAGTTCCGGCCACTCACCAGCCTGCAGAGacgccagcagcagcagcaggggcagcagcaggggcagccccatggccttgccctcctcccgggTGAGAAGACAGGCAGAGCCCTCAAGGCCAGACAGGAGGCCTTGGGGGGCCCCTGGGAGTCTCAGCACCAGGAGTGAGGACTAGGCTCCTTCAGAGGACAGAGGAGGTAGGGGCCTTCCCCAAACCCGCCCACCCTGACAGTGATGGGCACTTCCTTTATCAACCtggcttcttcttttcctttattgcaAAAGGGCCTCCCTGTGGTCAGTGCAAAGGGAGCCATGATCTGGG
This portion of the Bos indicus x Bos taurus breed Angus x Brahman F1 hybrid chromosome 25, Bos_hybrid_MaternalHap_v2.0, whole genome shotgun sequence genome encodes:
- the LOC113883880 gene encoding paired immunoglobulin-like type 2 receptor alpha, whose protein sequence is MGLPLLLPLLLLLASLQAGHRAQRNSQQHHEMKQPRDLSAPEGGSILIPFSFSHPWELAKDPNMRISWRWKHYHGEFIYNMTPLFTHKNFKNRLILNWAEPEKNGSLWISNLRREDESVYFCRVQLDTLRDGKKEWQSIEGTKLTITPRSKTTTWGPATTTTRAGLRGSEGKKSSKLWSLTMEAIVGLVLASVVLLKIPIMGLTVYLGWKRSKGVQTEARTPARESFKHMEENYENIGNKG